The Proteus sp. ZN5 genome includes the window GTGTTGTGCTGGATGATGAACGTAAACTCTTAACGCCACAAAAAATTGAGATTTATAAATCTAGGATCCGCAGGACGCTGGATTTAAATCAATAGCTTTTGTCTGTAAAAAGCCCCCGCTTGCGGGGGTTTTTCTTCTTTGGTGATAATCATGAATAAAAACACTCAACAAAAAATTGATAAACTTCGCGTTACTCTACGTCACCATGAATATCTCTATCATGTCATGGATGCGCCTGAAATACCTGATGCTGAATACGATCGCTTAATGAATGAGCTAAAAGCATTAGAAGCTGAACACCCTGAATTAATTGCCTCTGATTCGCCAACACAGCGAGTTGGTGCCTTACCTTTGACAGCATTTGAGCAAGTGAGACATGAAATTCCAATGCTCTCTTTAGATAATGCTTTTGATGAAACAAGTTATCTGGCTTTTGATAAGCGTTTACGTGATCGTTTAAAAAATAGTGAAGAGATCACTTTCTGCTGCGAATTAAAATTAGATGGATTAGCGGTTAGTTTACTTTATGAAAATGGAGTATTAGTACAAGCTGCAACGCGTGGTGATGGTACGACAGGGGAAAATATCACAGAGAATGTGAGAACAATTAAAGCCATTCCACTGCGTTTATATGGCGAAGATATTCCTGCTCGCATTGAAATTCGTGGCGAAGTTTTTATGAATGAAAAAGGCTTTGAGTATTTAAACGAGGAAGCGCGACGTACTGGTGGAAAAGTTTTTGCTAACCCTCGTAATGCCGCAGCTGGTTCATTAAGACAGCTTGATCCTCGTATTACAGCAAAACGTCCATTAACCTTTTTCTGTTATGGTGTTGGTGTACTCGAAGGCGGTGAATTACCAACAAGCCACTATGAGCGCCTACAACAATTTAAAAAATGGGGATTACCCGTCAGTGATGCGGTAAAACTTTGCACAGGTAGCAAAGCAGTCCTTGATTTTTATCGCCATGTAGAAGAAATTCGCCCTAATTTAGGTTTTGATATTGATGGTGTTGTTATCAAAGTTGATGATATTGCACTGCAAGAAGAGCTGGGTTTTGTATCAAGAGCGCCGCGTTGGGCTATTGCTTATAAATTCCAAGCTCAAGAGCAAATGACGATTATCAAAGATGTTGAATTCCAAGTAGGCCGTACAGGTGCTATTACACCGGTTGCACGCTTAGAGCCTGTTCAAGTTGCAGGTGTTGTTGTGAGTAATGCAACGTTACACAATGCTGATGAAATTGAACGCCTAGGAATACGTATTGGCGATACCGTGGTCATTCGTCGAGCAGGTGATGTTATTCCTCAGGTTGTCAGTGTGATTGAAGAAAAACGACCTGATGATGCTCAAGAAATTATCTTTCCAACACATTGTCCTATTTGTGATTCTGATGTTGAACGCATTGAAGGTGAAGCTGTTGCTCGATGCACTGGTGGCTTAATTTGTGGAGCACAACGTAAAGAAGCGCTTAAACATTTTGTTTCACGTCGTGCTATGGATGTGGATGGAATGGGCGATAAAATTATCGACCAGTTGGTTGAGAAAGAATATGTCAAAACACCTGCTGACCTCTTCCGTTTAGATGAAAAAATCCTGTCTGGTTTAGAGCGAATGGGCGAAAAATCAGCTAAAAAATTGATCACGGCTTTAGATAAGGCTAAATCAACGACATTTGCACGTTTCATTTATGCACTGGGTATTCGAGAAGTGGGTGAAGCAACCGCCAGTGGATTAACAACACATTTCTCAACACTTGATGCATTACGAAATGCAGATGTTGAAGCACTAAAATCCGTTCCTGATGTGGGCGATGTTGTGGCTAAGCATGTCGTTAATTTCTTCCAAGAAGAACACAATAGAACGGTTATTGATCAATTGATCAATGATGCCGGTATTACATGGCAAGCGCCTGTTATTGTGACTCATGAAGCGGGTGATAATCCTTTTGCGGGTAAAACCGTTGTGTTAACTGGGTCACTTTCACAGTTAACGCGTGATGAAGCAAAAGACAGATTAGTTGCATTAGGTGCAAAAGTGAGCGGAAGTGTTTCTAAAAAAACCGACATGGTAATTGCCGGTGAAGCGGCAGGCTCTAAGTTAGTGAAAGCTAATGAATTAGGGATAACCGTTATCGATGAAGATGAAATGATACGATTACTTGATCAATCGAAATAATCATTCTACTATTTAATAAATGCTACTGGGAGAACTTTCTCAGTAGCATTTTTACTTAAACTAAATTTACATTTAATGTTTCTTAAG containing:
- the ligA gene encoding NAD-dependent DNA ligase LigA, whose protein sequence is MNKNTQQKIDKLRVTLRHHEYLYHVMDAPEIPDAEYDRLMNELKALEAEHPELIASDSPTQRVGALPLTAFEQVRHEIPMLSLDNAFDETSYLAFDKRLRDRLKNSEEITFCCELKLDGLAVSLLYENGVLVQAATRGDGTTGENITENVRTIKAIPLRLYGEDIPARIEIRGEVFMNEKGFEYLNEEARRTGGKVFANPRNAAAGSLRQLDPRITAKRPLTFFCYGVGVLEGGELPTSHYERLQQFKKWGLPVSDAVKLCTGSKAVLDFYRHVEEIRPNLGFDIDGVVIKVDDIALQEELGFVSRAPRWAIAYKFQAQEQMTIIKDVEFQVGRTGAITPVARLEPVQVAGVVVSNATLHNADEIERLGIRIGDTVVIRRAGDVIPQVVSVIEEKRPDDAQEIIFPTHCPICDSDVERIEGEAVARCTGGLICGAQRKEALKHFVSRRAMDVDGMGDKIIDQLVEKEYVKTPADLFRLDEKILSGLERMGEKSAKKLITALDKAKSTTFARFIYALGIREVGEATASGLTTHFSTLDALRNADVEALKSVPDVGDVVAKHVVNFFQEEHNRTVIDQLINDAGITWQAPVIVTHEAGDNPFAGKTVVLTGSLSQLTRDEAKDRLVALGAKVSGSVSKKTDMVIAGEAAGSKLVKANELGITVIDEDEMIRLLDQSK